GCATTCGACTAGCTGGGGAGCCGTGAATGTATAGGGTATCATCCACTCGTCCGTAGGCTGTGGGAATGACGAAAGGTTGTCCGTCAACAACAAAGCCTATGTGACAGACTAATCCTTCATCGAGAATTTGATAAATGGTTTCAGTTTCATAATTGGCTCTTTGGGGTACACGTTTAACGGTAGTTCTTTGACTAGGGGCTTTTTGTTGAGACATGACTGGAAATTTCTACTCTATATCGTTAGAGTAATCAAGTAAGTGGTAAGAGACAAGAGCCACTTTTCGATAAAATGACCAGTCCACTTTTGTAATTGAGCATGGATTTTGCAATTAATATCAACCCAAACGCACCTTTACCTCTGCATCGTCAGGTTTATGAGGAATTACGCCAAGGGATTCTTTCGGGGAGATTAAGACCGGGGGAAAGGCTACCATCGACGCGATCGCTTGCTCAATTACTTGAGGTTTCCCGCGCTACTATCACCCAAAGTTATGACCTACTGTTGAGTGAGGGTTATTTAGAAACTATTGTAGGTTCGGGAACGTTTGTTTGTCGTCAACTTCCTGATGATTTACTTACTCCTGCGCCGATACCGTCAAAATTACCACCTACTAATTCATCTGTATCCTTATCAGCTTATGGTGCAAGTTTGAGTGATAAAGCATTTTTACGTCCATCAAAATCAGAAGTGGAAATTAGTTTCACCTATGGAAGACCAGCTTTTGATCAGTTCCCTATAGATTTATGGCGGAAGTTACTATCCCGTCATTGTCTTTCACACCCCAATGTGCTTGACTATACTTATGATTCTCAAGGATATCAACCATTACGGGAAGCGATCGCCTCTTATATTTCGCGTTCCAGAGCGGTGAAGTGTCATGCAGAGCAAATCATTATTGTGGGTGGTTCCCAGCAAGGAATTGACTTAATCACACGCCTGCTAATTAACCGTGGAGATTGGATTGCAGTAGAAGAACCAGGTTATCTAGGCGCTAGACGCGCTTTTTTAGCTCAGGGAGCTAGTTTATACCCTGTATCTGTAGATCAGTCTGGCTTAGTGGTCAGTGAGTTGACCAAAAATATTATTCCTCCCATCAAACTTGTCTATGTCACTCCATCCCATCAATTCCCCACAGGTGCGGTTTTATCCCTTCCTCGGAGGCTAGAGTTGTTAGCTTGGGCGCAGAAAACAGGGGTAATGATTATCGAGGATGACTATGATAGCGAGTATCGTTATGGTGAGCGTCCCATCCCAGCTTTACAGGGATTAGATCAAGGTGGCTCTGTTATTTATGTAGGGACATTTTCTAAAGTTCTCTTTCCAGCTTTGCGCCTTGGGTATTTGGTGTTACCAGAAAATTTAGTATATGTATTTGCACGGGCGAAATGGCTAGCAGATAGACAATGTAGTTTGCTGGAACAGTACGCCCTAAATGATTTTATTACAGAAGGTCATTTAGAACGACATATAAGAAGGATGCGATCGCTCTACGACCAACGTAGGCAAACCTTGGTACATTCTTTATTTTCTCATTTTGGCGACAGAGTGAAAATCTTGGGTGAAAATGCGGGAATGCACTTGATGGTGAAAATAGATACTCACCTTAGCGATGACGAAACAGTCCAGCGTGCTGCCTTTGCTGGTGTAGGTATCCAAGCCGCATACCCTCAATATTTAAAAGATAGTCCTGGTCATGAATTTATTTTAGGATATGCCGAACTCAACGAACAGCAAATCCAAGAAGGAGTAAAACGGCTCTCAAAAGCACTAATATAACAATAGAGTTCAGATAAGAATAATTAACCGCCGATAAATAGGATAAACGCCGATGAATTTTGAATTAATTAAGGGTCGGTCATTACACCACCAAGTTAATTAATTTTTCGTCAGAATGTAATGTAGTAGTGCAACACATTACTTTATTGTCAATCTAAATGTAGAGGCTAAATATGTTTCCTTATTGGGGTAATCCCTTTTGTGGTAGCGA
Above is a genomic segment from Nostoc sp. MS1 containing:
- a CDS encoding PLP-dependent aminotransferase family protein; amino-acid sequence: MDFAININPNAPLPLHRQVYEELRQGILSGRLRPGERLPSTRSLAQLLEVSRATITQSYDLLLSEGYLETIVGSGTFVCRQLPDDLLTPAPIPSKLPPTNSSVSLSAYGASLSDKAFLRPSKSEVEISFTYGRPAFDQFPIDLWRKLLSRHCLSHPNVLDYTYDSQGYQPLREAIASYISRSRAVKCHAEQIIIVGGSQQGIDLITRLLINRGDWIAVEEPGYLGARRAFLAQGASLYPVSVDQSGLVVSELTKNIIPPIKLVYVTPSHQFPTGAVLSLPRRLELLAWAQKTGVMIIEDDYDSEYRYGERPIPALQGLDQGGSVIYVGTFSKVLFPALRLGYLVLPENLVYVFARAKWLADRQCSLLEQYALNDFITEGHLERHIRRMRSLYDQRRQTLVHSLFSHFGDRVKILGENAGMHLMVKIDTHLSDDETVQRAAFAGVGIQAAYPQYLKDSPGHEFILGYAELNEQQIQEGVKRLSKALI